The Sesamum indicum cultivar Zhongzhi No. 13 linkage group LG6, S_indicum_v1.0, whole genome shotgun sequence genomic interval GTCTGCAACATGACACTGTCCCTCACATTTCtcaaatcattttcatttgtaATAATACAACAATCAACGCCTGCTTATAACTCACTCACTACCTACTTATCATCCTGTTCCTATGTGCTGGACTCTTGGGACCTGCAACTTCACCACTTCATAAAATACTGCCCGGAGAGTCTGCACATGTTGGCCTTTAATTTAGTTCACCAAATTGAATTCATGTGATTATAGAATTATGAGGTCAAACTTAGTTTACCTGTTGTTTTATGTAATAGTAGTATAATTATAGTCAACTTAAATAAGGTTCGATTACACTTAGAACTTCgctgaaaatatgaaattacacttttcctaaaaaagttttgaaattacacttattgTTTACACGTGTCCCCCTTTTATTAGGTTTTAGACCAAAAATGCTGAagtaagcaaaaaaaaattacataattttttaattttaccccccGTTCGACattcttatataataattttgtacttataagagaCAAAACataatgatgttaacatcgctccatatatatattaattaaaattttatataatattttttgcttattcaCACTCTAATTAGAAGGGTCGAatgtaaataaagaatttttaaaggtggtgtaaatataatttcaaaattttttttgaaaaaatataattttatgtttttaaaagaaatttagtgtaattatcaaaaaaaaattaatactgaTTTTGTTGGGACATAATATAAGATGTGTTGATGTGTAAAATTAAAggggtttttcttttctgatggattattttaatgtatttatcgaatttattgTGAGTGGAATGAAGAATcagttaaataatataatatggtgtgatggagaaagaagaaaataaacttaaaaaaataaataaagtggaAGTGGGAAGGAaaggttaattacattaaataaggtgagaagaggaaaaaataaatggaataCACAGATAGGGTGCACCCTAGAATTTTCCATGCTAGACTGTTCCTCAACTTGTCCAATTTCTTGTACTAGAAAGTTGGGGGAGTTAATTTAGTGTAAATTACgacgaattttttttaaatttaatataattataattatttttttattggttgaaaaattacaaatacattatctgatatttgatgaatttatgtaatacttggatggaggtattgaattgtcaattttgcatttgttgtattgttttcattttaaaaaaagataaaaagaattagatgagttggatgaaaatattttgtaaagaaaaaattatccacttagtttataaaaaaaattaaaaaaataagaaataagggcattttgttcaattcactataaaaataaatgaaaacctaacgaaaaactaatgaattgagttaattattaaacaatCATTGAAATCAGGGGGTATTGATGATTTTCGAAATaacaaaagatttatttataattatacaaaatttcaaaagaccCATTGTACTTTACCCTTAAATAAGGTGAGAAGAAACGAAAACTAAAGAGAATACATGATAGAGTGCTCCCCTAAATATTCTGTGTTAGATTGTtcccataatatttttaaagcaactaacatattattacaatatttattctgcaatgcaataatatttttaaattaatcaaaaacttcaaaacaattttttttaaaaaaatctgggtgtgggtaaaataaataatccagaGAGCTattaatctataaaaatatttctaaaattctaaaaaatatataaaattattactcataattcaaaatgatattttgaacaatttatcataaaaattttaataaaaacattagaatgaacatattattaaataaatattaaaagtaaaagaatatttataaccCTTCAAAGAACAATTAaggtaattatgtcaaattttgagaatggtTGTAATATACTCCTATAATTGTGGATAATGTTTCCTATTATAATccaataaatatgattaaaatggCAATaattggatccaatccaacTTGGAATAACAACTTGGAATGGAATAACACGTGAAACCATGGCATATTCTTCACACTCATGTCCCACCTAACCCCACACCCACAAACTACCGGAAAAGTGTAGGACCTTTCGcccttattttcttattaagcACACCAAATCAACATGTGCGTAAATTGTGTAAGGTTGCATTTGATTTGAGGGGAGGATTtcgaaaatgaatttttaaaatgattcaatttttttagaaaattaaaatttatataatttaaaattaaaattaaaggaattaaatttttttaaatttaaaattattcaaacaaatttaaagaatttattattaagaattaaaattttctacagGACAATTGTATCCTACTCTTACCTAACAAACAACCCATCTACCTACTCACATTGTTGAGAAACTGTCCCTAAGTCTTATAATATAGCCCCCCCTAGTTTACCTATTTTATGGTAGCGGAATATTAACACCCACTTTGCGATCTAGCTTCGCACAAGCTAATCAGCCTTGCCTCACACATTTCCATTCATGTATGAAATTAGAAAGACGGGCTGAGAAGCACTCACAAAGCATGCAACATAGTAAGAATTCAAGCAATATAGTTAATTGTTGACCAAAGTCAACCttatattttaggataaattatatctaccTCTCGTGAGATTTGGCTTAATTACCAATAACATCCtgttatttcaaaaattataaatatccctcTCCTCAAGAAGTATTTCTGGCAAGCAATCAGATCATATAATGCTGCAGACTTCAACTTTGCGATGTACAAGATCAAGGAATTGAAGCTTGCATCGTATGATCCCTGCTGAAATGTGGTGTAGACATGCCTTTCATCCTACAAAggatatgtgtaattttttataaaatagggTGGTTTTTGTAATTGAGCCAAACCTTAAGATacttaaatgcaatttatcctatattttatttcctcaaatcaaaatacaaaggACCCTCAATCTTGCACAAAATGGATCTCATCCACCACTAAGAAAAACCATACAAGCCtgacaaagcaattaaaatacaacatgCTTGTAGTTGACATCCCCCAATAGCTAGAAAAATGCCCTAAAAATCTGTCACTAAGTGACCTACTATTCTAGGACATGTTTGTAGCCACCTTCTGCCTTGTAGACAGGCGGTTCGCGCCCCTCAGTCGCCTATCACATGTTGTTTGCTTGCTTAAGGTACAATCAATCCCCAAGACTTGACAACTGCAGACAGTCACTAAGACTTGTCGGTCATATGCTCACCAATCAAGCCATCTGCATGCACCATCTACCAACCTGCCAAGGACTCCAACAGATGGGGTACATAATGCACAAACCATCTGTTAGCCTGCCGAGAGATGCCGTACAAGTACATTGCTTGTGCGCAATTGCTTGCCAACCACTCCGCACATAGGCGCTCAGCTCGGCCATGAACACACATACTTGCACATATGCTTGTCGACTTCCAGCAAAGTCCTGCACACTGCTGGGACACAAGCCTGGAAGGCCACAATATGCCGAGACTGACTATCAACTTCCAAGGCCTGCACACCCACTCGCCATATAGCATGTTGTTCACTGTCATCCAACCATTTTTCAACCGACCAACTCTTGTACCATTTGTTGCCCGTCAGCCAGTGTGATGGCACCAACACTCATAAACTCTGCAAGAACTCGCCAACACTCGCCTATGCCTCGTGCTGACCCATGTTGACAACTCGCTACCCAATCTAATGCACATGCCAGCATTAGCCAGAATGAGTTTTCAATGGGGTTACATTAGGTGTGATGGCCTCATCAATTCATATGGGATTTTCTACGTCAAagtttattgtattttcttttaaatttaacatatataaattacgtATAGAAAGAtaacatcatttattttattaaaaaaaaattatatacatctAACGTGTATACACTCATTGAATTGGAAGATTCGATCTACAATTAATTGTACCaagattaattaatgtgaACTACGGTAGATATCTCATAAGTTTGATTGTTAAGTCCcatcacaaataatttttatacatggCTTTTCTCATAAAAGGGAGCAATAATCTTTATTTACGACTTTTCTCATAAAGGGATGAAGTtcaaagaagagagaaaaagaagatcaatcattttgaaataatgaaaattctcAATAAATTTCCGATTAATTTGTATGACTGTTAAATTGCTTAGGTTTTAATCGCCCCGAAATTAAATAGGGATGTCCATAAGTTATGACTTACGAAATTTGATTAAtcgtaaaagaaaatacttgtCTTGTGAAAATAATTGGctataattcatatatatgctGAGATTTTTGTTGAGGCAGAAAGATAAAGATGGAAATGTAAGAGGTGAAGATGGCCCTGTAATCTTGGGTTTTATTGAGCACGTGCGCATTTGtctttttttggtgaaaaaatcaaaacctaACGGTTGGTTTTAGGACCAAAGACGTGGACGTTTCATTACACAAGATCGCATTTCAACTTAAAAGGACCAAGTCAAAGTAACACACACCTACCCCGTTTCCTTGAAAAGAGATAACTCGGATCCAAATTTATCAGGATAAAAACCCGCCCCGCTTCAACCCTGAAACAAATTgcttagaattattttttaaaattctagaATAACAggtgtttttttaaattaaattgtaaattgaACCCGAACCCCTCCCCATTGGGGATGGGTTCACGGCGCCTCAATTTACCCGAACCCATTGTTATTCATAAGTCGAGGACTATACAGACACGTGCTAAATTTGTTCTTAcacaacataaataatatctcTTGCGACAACCGAATCTTTGGTTTTCAAGACTAAAAATGGATCTGCTAACAAGGGATTTGCCATGGCAGTAAGGTTGAAGTCcaaaaatttttcaataaacaaaAGTATTGGGATCGAATCCTACATATATAGATGTTGATCgacttatatattaatttgttgcTTTGTTCGGTACGAATTTGCACTTGATAGAATTGCGTAccatgatatatttataatgtaattggTCTTTtctattaaagaaaagaagactCAAAATTGAGAGGTAAAAATGAAGTggttggatgaaaaatatagttGATCAACTATTTACTTGCTAAAAAAACAAGTAAACAAACAGCCACGATGCGCCAGCCAAGATTGAGACagaaatttatgtttattctTACATTTTGATGATGTGTGAGAAGTTGGGAACTTTGGACCAGCTGCGAAGAGTCGGCGAGAGGTCCTTTTCCTGGAAGGATATTTGTCTGAAGGTAGACAACGTAAATGGTCAAGAATTTTCTCTGCGGATGCGTCCATTGGGAGCAACTTCGTCCGTGGACCTGGCGTTCGTTGTCCAactcttttttaattgtaaataatgaCGAGCAAAATGAAATTTCCATGTGTTGATCACATCGCAAAATGAAGAAACTATAAGGGCAATACGCAGTCTACATAGACATGTAAAACCAATAACACATACAGCACTCGAGCAGCAGATAGGCAGATAAACGGAAGTGGTAGAGTAGAGGAGGCGAGCTGAAGTAAGACATGAATGAGCACGATCATACATAGTTGTCCAATGCTTAAATGCCACCAGAAAACAAGCTGTGAGCGTTTCTATATTGTACGGTAGAAAACGGTTCATATACCAAGAAAGATTTTTTCAGTATCTCCTACTTTTATACACATCTTCATCATATACCACCTCGACTTGCTAGATTGGGAAGAGCTAGATTGCATTCTCAAACAATTACTCCTACAGGCTAAAGAGTTAGGGCGATCGACCCCTTTTGCAAATCTTGAAGGGATTGAGGGAAATTTCATATCTCAAGATGCTTAGGTTATATGTTTATGTATTTAGGATAAGTTATGGAAGCAGCATTGCAGCTTTGCCTAACAAAGGTCAGATAACATTGTTAAAGAAGAATACCTCTTATAAACATCAGATGTGCTAACAAGCATACTTAATGCGTCTGAAGAAGATTCAAAACAGCTTTCCTGTCAGGCATGCTTGGTATGGCACCCTTTACTTGAACACAGAGTGAAGCTGCTGCAGCTGAAAATAATTAAGGCCTTTGTTAGATAGAGCTTATACGAAAAAGAGTAGAAATGGCTAGTTTTGCATACCAGCAAATTTCAGGCATTCTTTTTTGGACTTTCCCTCCACGAGAGCCACAGCAAAAGCAGCAGTAAAAGTATCACCGGCACCAGTGGTATCAATTACTTTGGGAGCTGATATGATAGCTTGTCTGATCGGTTCCTCTCCTTCTACGAAAAGAACGGACCCTTTGGCTCCGAGTTTCACAAGCACTTGCTTAACACCCTGAAAAATAGGAAACATCTAAAGAAACATGTACTAATAAGAGTAATCAATTCAATATCCACTCTATAATAGCTACCACTAGGAAGCTGACCATAACGAGGTACTCTCTTCATTTTGCAATGAAGCAATGTTTTTTATACAATGTCACAGTAAAAGAACAGGATTGTTTGATCAGGGTGTGTTGcaagatgttttaaaatagggttaaatgcattttgtcATTCAAACTATgaccatttttacactttggcatctaactttttctttgcatgaacttatcatctcaacattatgaaattttccaCTTTGCCGTTTATAACTgttttcaaccaaattttttgtCGAATAcacatgcagtgcacatgtaatatttaaaggTTTTGTGATGTGGTATTTttacatatgcacaacatgtgatgttttccCGGcagaaaaatctaaaaaaaaacgCATCATATATggaaaagtgcaaatttcgaAAAGTTGAGATGAAAGTtgacataaaaagaaatttcaatggcaaagtgtaaaaacaggTATAGTTCGGATggcaaatataatttaccctttaaaataattagatgtaCTGTTGGCTCCTCTTTAAATTGCGGCACTCTGTGACAGTATATCAGATAACTCAAGAACAATGGACTAAGAGAGAAGATATTGCTAAAAACTGTTAGAAGAATTTCCACGGCAAAGGACTTAGTTGAAGTAACAGAAACTGCATACAACAAACCCCCAAGCTGGTGAGCCACGTATACACGTCACCTTGTCTAAATATAGTTTCACAGTAGGGAAGTCAACACACAAAATAACAATCTTTATGCAACCAATATGCAAGCATTTGGAAACTAACCATTTTATGGCATTTCCCCACAGCTTCACTAATCTGTTCAAAACTTTCTGTAGGCATATTTGTCAGACGACCAAGCTCAGTTTCATTTGGGctcaaaatatcaataaacttGAGTAGTTCTGGAGGGATTGGGGCATCAACTCCGCCAGCATCCAAGATGACAGGAACACCGGCACTCCTGGCAGTCTGAATTCATAAAGAAGGTTACACAAGCATATTGTCAAACAATGTTAACTGATGCAGATGTTTCTGTTCATCTAATTAACTTCAGCATGCACTTGAGATTTTCGAATTTCTTGGCTTGGGTGTGGGTGTTGACATGATGTAAGCCAAGATCATTGCGAATAGCAAATACAATGAAActgtataattttgaatttcacaACGGCTGCCATGTGTTCAGTAATACCTCTGAAATATATCCAAAGATGATGAAACAAATCTTTCAGGTGGTTAACAGTGTGCTGCATTCTGGAAAGACGAAATAGATTCcgaaacattttttttttgtactgaTTTATGTTCTTTTCTAGACCATCATAGCAGAGTTCAATAGCAACCCTCATAGTTCACCAGTGTTAATTCTCTCACAAACTAGGATCTTGGACTTGTAGTAAGGAAGTGTAAGTACTGATTAAGCAAAAAGAATGCCATTAAGGCCTCAATATAAACCAcattgatcataaaaaatgttCATTACAGAACAAGAACGGGTTAAAGCATATAAAAGTCCAATTTTTTAACACATCTTCCACCAATCCAAACACAAACAATTACAATCAGAACAAGAACAAACGCAAATCTCTCACCTTGGCAACCTGAATGTTAACAGAATCAGGAATCTCCCTCTGAAGCAAAACAATCCCAGCATTCTTCACAACCTCCAAATCCTCCGGCGGCAAAGTCTCAGGCCAAGAAGCCATATTAGCACCCCCCACAATGATAATAGAGTTCTGCCCATCAGTCTGCAACATCACCACGGCGTGGCCAGTGGGAGCATCACCCACAATACTCAAGTGATCAAGCAAAACCCCACCACCCTCCAACGCCTCAGCGATCAACTTCCCATGAGCATCCCCTCCCACCTGACCCACAAAGTAAGTGGGGTAATCCAACTTCCCCCCACAGACTGCTTGATTAGCCCCCTTTCCCCCCGCCAGCGTCTGCCCAGTTTTAGCAGAAACAGTCTCGCCCTCTTTCGGCAACCTCTCAATCTCCACGTAGATATCTGCATTGGCTGATCCCACCACCACTAGCGGCGGCGCCTCGGTTTTAGAGGAGTCCAAGGCAAAACAATAAAAGGGCTTTGGTTTCCTTGACGGTGGGGGATTGAAAAGGAGAGACGGGACGTTCTTGGTGGCCGGTTGATTCGAGATGGTCGAGAGCTTGTGATGGTGGCGCCATGGTTTTGGAGCTGAAAGCGTCGAAAATCCTCCCATTTTCGTGTTTCTTCTATGGATCTTAGTTCTCCTTGTTcttgtgtgagtgtgtgttgtTGGCTATGAGTCAGCGCCATGGTTTTATCTCAGGACTTTGTTCGATAGAGATGGAGGTTGGCTGGAGTCAGGAGTTGAGATACAAATGTATGCGGAATNNNNNNNNNNTCTTCTTTCGGGCCGTAGAGAACTGG includes:
- the LOC105165484 gene encoding uncharacterized protein LOC105165484; amino-acid sequence: MGGFSTLSAPKPWRHHHKLSTISNQPATKNVPSLLFNPPPSRKPKPFYCFALDSSKTEAPPLVVVGSANADIYVEIERLPKEGETVSAKTGQTLAGGKGANQAVCGGKLDYPTYFVGQVGGDAHGKLIAEALEGGGVLLDHLSIVGDAPTGHAVVMLQTDGQNSIIIVGGANMASWPETLPPEDLEVVKNAGIVLLQREIPDSVNIQVAKTARSAGVPVILDAGGVDAPIPPELLKFIDILSPNETELGRLTNMPTESFEQISEAVGKCHKMGVKQVLVKLGAKGSVLFVEGEEPIRQAIISAPKVIDTTGAGDTFTAAFAVALVEGKSKKECLKFAAAAASLCVQVKGAIPSMPDRKAVLNLLQTH